The nucleotide sequence GATCCGGCGCCGGCGCGGCATTTTCGGGCCAGGCTCTTCCTGGGAGGAAGGATGGCACCCCGGCCCGTCATGGAGGCCATCGACAGTGCGGGGGGGGTCCTGGTTGGAGATGACCTCGACGCGGGGCACCGAAACAATGAAGCGATGGCCGATGAAAGGGGGGATCCTCTGCTTTCGCTTTCACGCCGCTTGAGGGCCCAAATTCTCGGGAAGACGGAGACGGAAGTGGAGCCTTCGTGGGCTGTCCGCGTGCTTACGCGAATCGAGGCATCCGGAGCGGACCGGTTCCTTTACCTCGCGACAGGCTCGGCCGCTTTCCCGGAAGAGGCCGGGAAGCTTGCCGCGGAGGCCGGGAAGCGGGGTATCCCGTTTCTCTCACTGGAACTGGATTCTTCTTCGCGATTTTCGGAACGGGAAAAAGAAAAGGTCTCATCGTTCATCGCGTCGAGCGGGTAGAGGAGTCTCCTGCCGAACGGGAAAATTGGGATTGACACGTTTCGGGGATTTTGGATACGATCTTTGCCAGTTAACGTAAGGTGGTAAATATGGGGTCCGCCGAGAGCATACCGACCTATACGATCGGCGAACTGAGCCGGATGGTGAACCTCACCCAGAGGACCATCCGGTATTACGAAGAGATCGGCCTCCTGCACAGCGTCCGCCGGATCGAGAACGGGAAGCGCGTCTACACGGACGACGACGTCCGGCGGCTGAAATTCATCAACCGGCTCAAGATGCTGGGACTGTCCCTCGCGGAGATGATCGAGCTGGAGAAGATCTACCGGGAGCAGCGCAACAACCGGGAAATCATCCCCAAGCTGATCGTCCTCCTGGACCAGCGGGCCGCCCAGATCGACGATCGGATCAACCAGCTGATCGCGCTCAAGAAGGAGATCCGGGAATACCAGGTGCGGCTGCGCGGGAAGCTGCCGCAGGAAACGTGAACCCCGGCGAACGTTCGCCCAAGGAGAACGCCATGAAGGAAGTGGTCATCACCGGAGCGGCAAGGACGGCAATCGGAAGCCTCAACGGGACGATCGGGGACATTCCGGCCCCCAGGCTCGGCGCGATCTCGATTGCGGAGGCGATTACCCGCAGCGGGATCAAGAAGGAAGACGTGGACCAGGTCATCATGGGAAATGTCCTTCCCGCCGGAGCCGGGCAGGCCCCCGCACGACAGGCCGGCATCTACGCCGGGGTCCCGGTCTCCGCCGGCGCCATGACGATCAACAAGATGTGCGGCTCGGGCCTGAAATCCGTCATGCTGGCGGAGCAGGCGGTCGCGACCGACGAGTTCGAAGTGATCGTCGCGGGCGGCATGGAGTCGATGACCCAGGCCCCCTACCTGCTGAAGAAAGCCCGATCGGGATACCGGCTGGGAAACGACACGATCTACGACCACATGATCATCGACGGGCTGTGGGACGTCTACAACAACCTCCACATGGGAAATTGCGCGGAGCTGCTGGCCAAGGAGCACCGCATCACCCGCGAGGAACAGGACGAGTTCGCGGCATCCTCCTATAACCGGGCGCTTGCGGCGATCCGGGAAGGGAAATTCGAGAAGGAGATCGTCGGCGTCGAAATTCCGCAGCGGAAAGGCGACCCCCTGGTGTTCAAGGTGGACGAGGAGCCTGGCCGCGGGAACGTCTCCAAGCTCTCCTCGCTGAAGCCGGTGTTCCAGAAGGACGGCACCGTCACGGCGGGGAACGCCTCGACGATCAATGACGGCGCGGCGGCGGTGGTGGTGATGTCGGCGGAGAACGCGAAACGCCGCGGAATCCGGCCGCTCGCCAGGATCCTCGGCTATTCCACGGCCTCCATGGAACCGGTGTGGTTCACCGTGGCCCCGATCGACGCCATCCGGAAGCTCCTGCAGAAGACCGGGGTCGACAAGGACAAGGTGGGGCTCTACGAGATCAACGAAGCGTTCTCCGGCGTCGCCATCGCCGCGATCCGGGGGTTGAAGCTCGACCCGGGCCGGGTCAACGTGAACGGCGGCGCGGTGTCGTTGGGACACCCGATCGGCGCATCGGGCGCACGGATCCTGACGACGCTTCTCTACGCGATGGAAGACCGGAACGAAAAGCTCGGAATCGCGTCGCTGTGCATCGGCGGCGGCGAAGCGGTCGCGATGCTGGTCGAGCGGATCTGACGAATGCGCGGGGCTACGGCTCCACTTCGGCGTCAATCGGTTGTTTACCGCTGGATTCCTCGCGGGGGGCTTCCTCTCCGCTGCGGAATCCCGCGGTAAGCAATATAAAGGAGGAAGATGTGGAGCTGAAGACCATCGGAGTAGTTGGAGCGGGGCAGATGGGCGGCGGGATCGCCCAGGTAGCCCTCATGAGCGGGTTCAAGGTTCTGCTGAACGACGTATCCGACGCGTTCCTCTCGAGAGGGCGCGCCGGCATCGAGAAGGGTCTGGAGATCCTCGTCCGAAAGGAGAAGATCACCGCGGCGGACCGGGAGAAAATGCTGGGGAACCTTGTCGCCACGACGAACCTTTCCGACTTCTCCGCCTGCG is from Deltaproteobacteria bacterium RBG_16_64_85 and encodes:
- a CDS encoding acetyl-CoA acetyltransferase (Catalyzes the synthesis of acetoacetyl coenzyme A from two molecules of acetyl coenzyme A. It can also act as a thiolase, catalyzing the reverse reaction and generating two-carbon units from the four-carbon product of fatty acid oxidation) gives rise to the protein MKEVVITGAARTAIGSLNGTIGDIPAPRLGAISIAEAITRSGIKKEDVDQVIMGNVLPAGAGQAPARQAGIYAGVPVSAGAMTINKMCGSGLKSVMLAEQAVATDEFEVIVAGGMESMTQAPYLLKKARSGYRLGNDTIYDHMIIDGLWDVYNNLHMGNCAELLAKEHRITREEQDEFAASSYNRALAAIREGKFEKEIVGVEIPQRKGDPLVFKVDEEPGRGNVSKLSSLKPVFQKDGTVTAGNASTINDGAAAVVVMSAENAKRRGIRPLARILGYSTASMEPVWFTVAPIDAIRKLLQKTGVDKDKVGLYEINEAFSGVAIAAIRGLKLDPGRVNVNGGAVSLGHPIGASGARILTTLLYAMEDRNEKLGIASLCIGGGEAVAMLVERI